TCGAAATCGCCCCCATCGCGCAGATGAGCGAAGTGGGTCTTGCCGTCGGTGTTGATGAAGGACGTCTCGATATCGGCGGCCTTCCACTGCTCGGCGACGGCGATCACCGAGTTGCGGTTGTTGTCCGTCGTGTTGTAGCGGACCTCGACCTTCAGCGGCTTGCCGGGACCGAAGCCGGCCTCCTTGAGGAGCTCCTTGGCCTTGTCCTCGCGGTCGATCGGCGACATGTCCTTGTAGTCCACATAGGCCGGCTCGCCGTAATTGCCGACGCCTGGCGGGATGAACGAATAGCCGGGCTGCATGGTCTGACCCCAGATCTGCTCGGCGATGAACTCGCGGTCGACCAGCATCGAGAGAGCCTGGCGCACGCGCACGTCGCTGAACGGCGCCTTGGAGGAGTTCACGACCAGGAACCAGGTGCCGAGATAGGGACCGAGCTTGACCTGATCCTTGAAGCGTTCCTTCAGCGACTTGATCTGATCGGCCGGAAGCTCATCCATGGAGTCGAGCTCGCCTGCCTCGTAGCGGCGCACGGCAGCGGCCAGATCCGGATGCGGGATGAAGTTGACCGTATCGATCTGGACGTTCTTGGCGTCCCAGTAATTCTCGTTCTTCACGAGCTTGATGTGGGAGTTCGGCGCGAACTCGGCGAGCTTATAGGCGCCGTTCGTCACCATATTGCCGGGCTTCACGAAATCCTTGCCGAACTTCTCGACGGAGGCCTTGTGGACGGGCAGGCTGGTCTGGTGGGTGAGCAGCTCGATGAAGTAGGGGGTCGCCGCCTCGAGGGTAATCTCGACTGTCTTAG
This window of the Microvirga sp. TS319 genome carries:
- a CDS encoding peptide ABC transporter substrate-binding protein gives rise to the protein MSSWIKRTALAAVATAALMGAMSAASAEVVYNRGNLGEPETLDTHKTSTVQEAHILRDMLEGLVTYNAKGEAVPGQAAKWEVSDDGLTYRFTLRDGIKWSNGDPVTAEDFVYSYRRIMDPATGAKYSNILYPIKNAEKINKGQAKPEELGVKAVDPKTVEITLEAATPYFIELLTHQTSLPVHKASVEKFGKDFVKPGNMVTNGAYKLAEFAPNSHIKLVKNENYWDAKNVQIDTVNFIPHPDLAAAVRRYEAGELDSMDELPADQIKSLKERFKDQVKLGPYLGTWFLVVNSSKAPFSDVRVRQALSMLVDREFIAEQIWGQTMQPGYSFIPPGVGNYGEPAYVDYKDMSPIDREDKAKELLKEAGFGPGKPLKVEVRYNTTDNNRNSVIAVAEQWKAADIETSFINTDGKTHFAHLRDGGDFDVARYGWIADYSDPNNFLFLLKSDNTGFNYGKYKNPQFDKLLDDAAKELDLKKRADLMKQAEAILMKDMPWIPIMYYGKTNLISPKIQGFVQNTRGVYPSRFLSKTQ